One window of the Chitinophaga niabensis genome contains the following:
- a CDS encoding co-chaperone GroES, protein MAKKLTIKPLADRVIVKPAAAEEKTSGGIIIPDTAKEKPQRGTVVAAGPGKKDEPVTVKVGDTVLYGKYSGQEIPFEGEEYLIMRESDILAII, encoded by the coding sequence ATGGCTAAAAAATTAACTATTAAACCTCTGGCAGACAGGGTGATTGTAAAACCCGCAGCAGCAGAAGAAAAAACCTCTGGTGGCATCATCATCCCCGATACCGCTAAAGAAAAACCTCAGCGTGGAACTGTAGTAGCAGCTGGTCCCGGTAAAAAAGATGAGCCTGTTACTGTTAAAGTTGGCGATACTGTCCTCTACGGTAAATATTCCGGCCAGGAAATTCCATTTGAAGGAGAAGAATACCTGATCATGCGTGAATCTGATATTCTGGCTATTATCTAA
- the nusB gene encoding transcription antitermination factor NusB has product MISRRNIRVKVMQTLYAMDTMEQGTVKPGTATSLLNEKLDQTSQIFTYLLFSVARIAQYAETDAQARASKHLPSAEDLAVNTKIAGNDFVFQVLGDKGFQVNLDGWKLRRLEDQELIRKLYNQLVESDIYKAYIAEPGRDKVKEKQIIEYIYKEILEKSEAFRQHMEDSFIHWGDDEEMMTILVGNFFSKPQLFNFLQLISREKLEYAKELLLTVLDKKAYTLELIKPKLQNWDPERIAAVDMLLMEMGVCEFLYFPTIPTKVTINEYIDLAKAYSTPQSGQFVNGILDNILKDLVQENLIQKTDRNKK; this is encoded by the coding sequence ATGATCAGTAGAAGAAACATCCGGGTAAAAGTTATGCAAACATTGTATGCCATGGACACCATGGAGCAGGGAACCGTAAAACCGGGCACTGCAACAAGTTTGCTGAATGAAAAGTTAGATCAGACCAGCCAGATATTCACGTATTTGCTGTTTTCCGTGGCCCGTATAGCACAATACGCGGAAACGGATGCTCAGGCCAGGGCTTCCAAACACCTGCCCAGCGCAGAGGATCTGGCCGTGAACACTAAAATAGCGGGGAATGACTTTGTTTTCCAGGTACTGGGAGATAAAGGGTTCCAGGTGAACCTGGACGGCTGGAAGCTGCGCAGGCTGGAGGACCAGGAACTGATCCGCAAGCTGTACAACCAGCTGGTGGAGTCAGACATCTACAAAGCCTATATCGCAGAGCCCGGCAGGGATAAAGTGAAGGAGAAACAGATCATCGAGTATATCTATAAAGAGATCCTCGAAAAGAGTGAAGCCTTCCGCCAGCATATGGAAGACAGCTTTATTCACTGGGGCGATGACGAAGAAATGATGACCATCCTGGTCGGGAACTTCTTCTCCAAACCACAGTTATTCAATTTCCTGCAACTGATCAGCCGCGAAAAACTGGAATATGCCAAGGAGTTGCTGCTGACCGTACTGGATAAGAAGGCATATACGCTGGAGCTGATCAAACCTAAATTACAGAACTGGGACCCGGAACGTATTGCCGCCGTGGATATGCTCCTGATGGAAATGGGAGTCTGCGAATTCCTCTACTTCCCCACCATCCCTACCAAAGTAACCATCAACGAGTACATAGACCTGGCTAAAGCTTACAGCACACCGCAAAGCGGCCAGTTTGTGAACGGAATACTGGATAATATACTGAAAGACCTGGTACAGGAAAATCTGATCCAGAAAACTGACCGTAATAAAAAATAA